A genomic window from Chloroflexia bacterium SDU3-3 includes:
- a CDS encoding isoprenylcysteine carboxylmethyltransferase family protein, whose amino-acid sequence MPMSSSAHSRPWQIFEVVVGTPMLLAAALQALLPLPIGGAQHAPPRVGAGAALLVAGALLVAATRRQMRALHQPTDPGQPTTRLVTGGVFAWSRNPLYLGGFAALAGLALALGAAWGLIMLLLALAAAHALLIRPEERYLAATFGEEYRAYAARVRRWIGRG is encoded by the coding sequence ATGCCTATGTCAAGCTCGGCCCACAGCCGCCCGTGGCAGATCTTCGAGGTTGTCGTCGGCACCCCCATGCTGCTGGCGGCGGCGCTGCAGGCGCTGCTGCCGCTGCCCATCGGCGGGGCGCAGCACGCCCCGCCGCGCGTGGGCGCGGGCGCGGCGCTGCTGGTGGCTGGGGCGCTGCTGGTGGCCGCGACGCGCCGCCAGATGCGCGCGCTGCACCAGCCCACCGACCCTGGCCAGCCAACCACGCGGCTGGTCACAGGCGGGGTGTTCGCGTGGTCGCGCAACCCGCTGTACCTCGGCGGGTTCGCGGCGCTGGCCGGGCTGGCGCTGGCGCTGGGCGCGGCCTGGGGCCTGATCATGCTGCTGCTGGCGCTGGCCGCCGCCCACGCCCTGCTCATCCGCCCCGAGGAGCGCTACCTTGCGGCGACGTTTGGCGAGGAGTA